Below is a genomic region from Erigeron canadensis isolate Cc75 chromosome 7, C_canadensis_v1, whole genome shotgun sequence.
CACAATACAACCCAATCAAATTGGTATGCATGCCTGCATGGTGTGCAGTAGGTAAGATATAGAGACAAACTCTTATCCAATAATAAAGATTCTGCTTCCAAAATTGTTGCTACGTAGATAGACTAGTTAAAACAGTTCAAAGTTGAAACCTGGGCAAAAGTTAAGCAATTTAGATGTTGAATCAACACTATGAAAAACCGAATAAGTTTCCTAGTAAGTAGTAAATAAGAAAAGTTATTCACTGAAGTAGTACTTAAAGCTGCAGCAACTCCTTTCTAAGGAGTGAAAAGTTGTGTTCAAGTACAAATCGGCTGAGGCAACAAACTGGATTTAACTGAAGCAAACCAGTTCAGTTTGATTTTGAGATATACGACAATGGTTTTGTTGTGCAACCCCATGTAAGAGGCATATGATGCTTATAGGGGTTGACCAAATCACCAAAATATACCAAACTAGTTAGAATGTTCATAACTATCTAGCCTTACAAAATACATATttactaaatatttttttttgacagAACTAAATTCCAGTTATAATAGAGCAAGAAATGATGTTGCACACAATAGTTGCTTGACAAACTTGTTTTCTAGAGCTTAAAGAAAGTAAGGGTTGAGGTACCATCTTGTCCTTTTGCTCTGTAACGAGCCATATATTCTTTATGGTTAGTTTGCCTGTATATTGGTGCGTCCTGTTCAGATAGCAGCTCCTTTATCGGCCCGTATGGCTTAGAACTACTTTCGGTACTTGGATACAGGAAACATGCAGCCGATATTCTCGGCCCAATTGATGCAGCCAATACCCTGTGTTCAACACTCTTGAACTTGTCATTTGTGATGAGCTACATACATTCAAAGAAaagaatataattattaaaaaaaaacaaaaaagtgtttttTGGTGGCAATCTCGACCCGTTTATCTCTAACGAGTCAAACAggcaaaataatcaaaaaagcTTACAAGAAATAACATAATTTTGTAACCTTAtacaaaaagtaataataacaaatttggACAAAACTGTTAGGAATGGACCTGACCCGGCCGAATAATAGACTAAAGTTTTTGACTCATCACTTAACCCAGCCATTTTCCACCTCTAACTATACATTAATATTACCTGCATAAGATCACCAATATTTACTATAAGTGCCCCTTTTACTGGTTGCACATCAACCCATTGATTTCTATGGAGAACTTGGAGACCCCCGATACTATCTTGAAGTAGAATGGTCATGAAAGATGGGTCTGAGTGCTTTGTTGCTCCTAATGTCAAATCTGGCTCAGGGCAAGAGGGATAGTAGTGGCAAACAAGTGTTGCTGTTTTTATGCAATCAAGTTTTGCCAAGTAGTCTACATCAAGTCCTAGTGCTTCTGAAAGAAGCTCTGCTAGCGTATCTTTCAGCTTCATGATCCTTTCCATGTAATTTTTTATTGCCTGCCTGCAAGCCACAAAGATATAGGAGTTCAAAATAAACTTTAAGTTTTAACAAGCTTAAAAATCTTGCTGCATGTGATTTGGGCTGTGTTATATATCTCAAACAGGTCTAATGGCCAAATAAATACTTTTGCCTGAATATGACTCGTTTCAACTCGAACCTGTTTTGAGTCTTTGCCCAACCCGTCCTACCCACCCATCTTGCCAACTCTAacatcatatttaaaagaaCTAAGGTCCACGCAATACCTGCAAACTCCTGGCAATGCATTAGGATCAAGTACACCATCAGCATAGTGGCAAGATATCGAGTCCCTCCAGTTAATAGCTTTGGACACGTAAAG
It encodes:
- the LOC122606777 gene encoding 1-aminocyclopropane-1-carboxylate oxidase homolog 1-like translates to MFILYGLFSSSVISHNQRFKPTSCTMTSMSQDFYRAKEDFDRTKAGVKGLLDSGVLKIPKIFVHPPENLLHTLSSGTYCLNLKVPVIDLEGVEGGKRAKTVGELRGASESWGIFQLVNHGIPGNILEEMIEGIQLFHEQPREVKMEWYSREHGQQVRFYSNGDLYVSKAINWRDSISCHYADGVLDPNALPGVCRQAIKNYMERIMKLKDTLAELLSEALGLDVDYLAKLDCIKTATLVCHYYPSCPEPDLTLGATKHSDPSFMTILLQDSIGGLQVLHRNQWVDVQPVKGALIVNIGDLMQLITNDKFKSVEHRVLAASIGPRISAACFLYPSTESSSKPYGPIKELLSEQDAPIYRQTNHKEYMARYRAKGQDGTSTLTFFKL